In Janibacter cremeus, a genomic segment contains:
- a CDS encoding sensor histidine kinase, with the protein MTGRLRRPASWTLRAKLVASVLLLFLAVTILTGTLTSISSRQYLTQQVDDDLLSASQRFIGTLDDTPDHGRVRGGPPAGSGNGVLHLVLRDGTVAVDDHGQEINYAVNVRGQNDRLDSDEITEINTAGLGRAPSTVDLGEDIGSYRLVSARTADGLTAVTGVPIDPIDSTVRAIAVIVAGSSAIGLAGVWLGSTYLVRRSLQPLDRVAGTARRVSQLDLDSGDVPLAERVPDVDPRTEVGQVGLALNGLLDNVDGALRARHESETRVRRFVADASHELRTPLASIRGYAELSKREPEPIPDSVTHALARVESESLRMQTLVEDLLLLARLDTGRPLERVRVDLTLLTMDVTSDARAASPDHRWELDLPPEPVDITGDHDRLHQVVANLLANARTHTPPGTRVRASLRHEGDLVQLRVTDNGPGIPEALRPDVFERFTRGDDSRQRASGSTGLGLSIVAAVTRAHGGRVDVSSRPGQTTFTVTLPTS; encoded by the coding sequence GCACCCTGACGAGCATCTCGTCCCGCCAGTACCTGACACAGCAGGTTGACGATGACCTGCTCAGCGCCTCCCAACGATTCATCGGGACGCTCGACGACACTCCCGACCACGGGCGCGTCCGCGGAGGCCCTCCAGCCGGCAGCGGCAACGGCGTCCTCCATCTCGTGCTGCGCGACGGCACGGTCGCCGTCGATGATCACGGCCAGGAGATCAACTACGCCGTCAACGTCAGAGGTCAGAACGACCGCCTCGACAGCGACGAGATCACCGAGATCAACACCGCGGGGTTGGGCCGCGCACCGAGCACTGTCGACCTCGGCGAGGACATCGGGAGCTATCGACTCGTGTCGGCCCGCACCGCGGATGGGCTCACCGCGGTCACCGGCGTACCGATCGACCCCATCGACTCGACCGTCCGGGCAATCGCGGTCATCGTGGCCGGCTCAAGCGCCATCGGACTCGCCGGTGTGTGGCTCGGCAGCACCTACCTGGTCCGCCGCAGCCTCCAACCTCTCGACCGGGTGGCAGGCACGGCCCGCCGGGTCTCCCAGCTCGATCTGGACTCCGGGGACGTCCCGCTCGCCGAGCGCGTGCCGGACGTCGACCCCCGCACCGAAGTCGGGCAGGTCGGGCTCGCGCTCAACGGTCTGCTCGACAACGTCGACGGTGCGCTGCGGGCGCGCCACGAGTCAGAAACTCGAGTGCGACGCTTCGTCGCCGATGCCAGCCACGAACTGCGCACGCCCTTGGCCTCGATCCGTGGATACGCCGAGCTGTCGAAGCGAGAGCCCGAACCGATCCCGGACTCCGTCACCCACGCGCTCGCCCGAGTCGAGTCCGAGTCACTGCGCATGCAGACCCTCGTTGAGGACCTGCTGCTCCTCGCCCGGCTCGACACCGGACGACCGCTCGAACGCGTCCGCGTCGATCTCACGCTGCTGACGATGGACGTCACCAGCGACGCCCGAGCCGCCTCCCCGGATCACCGCTGGGAGCTTGACCTGCCACCCGAACCGGTCGACATCACCGGTGACCACGATCGCCTGCACCAAGTCGTCGCGAACCTCCTGGCCAACGCCCGCACACACACCCCACCAGGCACCCGGGTCCGAGCTTCCCTGCGCCACGAGGGGGACCTCGTGCAGCTGAGGGTCACGGACAACGGCCCGGGCATCCCAGAGGCCCTGCGGCCCGACGTTTTCGAGCGCTTCACCCGCGGGGACGACTCCCGCCAGCGCGCGTCGGGCAGCACCGGTCTCGGTTTGTCCATCGTCGCAGCGGTCACCCGGGCCCACGGCGGCCGTGTCGACGTATCCTCCCGGCCCGGGCAGACGACATTCACGGTCACCCTGCCCACAAGCTGA